One Triticum dicoccoides isolate Atlit2015 ecotype Zavitan chromosome 3B, WEW_v2.0, whole genome shotgun sequence genomic window, NNNNNNNNNNNNNNNNNNNNNNNNNNNNNNNNNNNNNNNNNNNNNNNNNNNNNNNNNNNNNNNNNNNNNNNNNNNNNNNNNNNNNNNNNNNNNNNNNNNNNNNNNNNNNNNNNNNNNNNNNNNNNNNNNNNNNNNNNNNNNNNNNNNNNNNNNNNNNNNNNNNNNNNNNNNNNNNNNNNNNNNNNNNNNNNNNNNNNNNNNNNNNNNNNNNNNNNNNNNNNNNNNNNNNNNNNNNNNNNCCACCACCGCAGCCTCATGCGTCCCCGCCGCCCGCGCGCTTCACCACCACCCACGGCCTCTGCGGCTGCCGACGGGAGCTCCAATTTCTGCGGTGGCGTAatgcggcgggggggggggggttgatttgGGAGAAGTCAGCGGCGCCCCTCGCTAAGCAGTTTCGAAAACCACGCCAACGGCACCAAAAGGTGGGTGTAGTGGTGGGCCCTTCAGGTCGATGGTTGTCGTAAAGACGGGTCGCGCGAACCGACGAAGCGTCTCGGACAAAAAAGACACGTGCGCCCGATTGCGCGTGCGACTAGGAGTCGGACTGCTGGTAGAGTGTGTGCTCGCGCGAGCAAACGAGCATCCAAGCGCTTTTTAGCAGTTGCGATGATTTAAAGCCCCAAATTAGACATGTAGTATTGTTGTGGAATCAAtgtattttgaaacggaggcagtAATACGCAGTGACCACTGATACCTCCGCCACCGTCCATTTCATTTCTACCCGGCACAAGAAAACAAATCATCCAGCAAGAAAGAAATCAGCGCAATTAACGCGTCATTAATTGGAACAAATCCGTTGCATGACGCGGGGGCCCACGGGGGGCGCGCCACCTTCCTTGCTCTGGTTCGGTTCTCCTCTTCCGTCCGGCCAGCGCAAGAGCGCACTCTGACAGCCTTGCTCCGCCTCCGCCCCCGCCCCCTCCCTATATCTCTCCTCCCCCAAACCCTAGTCCCAGCACAACACCCCAAGCTTTCTCTCTCTACCTCCGGTgctccctcccccctctccctctctctctctcctgctctgTCTTTCTTCACCGCAAAAGCTTGAAACAGCTCGCGGAGATGGCAGAGGAGCCGCAGccacaggccgccgccgccgccgccgcggccacggAGGTGGTCGTCGCCGAGAAGGCGCCGGCGgaggtggagaagaaggccgaggagcccgcggcggaggcggaggccgaGGAGACGGCCGCCGTCGCCGACGATGGGGGCGCCGTCGAGGCCACCGGCTCTTTCAAGGAGGAGAGCAACCTCGTCGCCGACCTGCCTGACCCGGAGAAGAAGGCGCTCGACGAGTTCAAGGAGCTGATCGTCGCCGCGCTCGCCGCCGGTGAGTTCaatctgcctcctcctcccccgccgcccAAGGCCAAGACTGAGGCCGCCGCTGAGGAGACCAAGACGGAGGCGCCGGCCAAGGAAGAGGCCAAGACCGAGGAGCCGGCCAAGGCGGAAGAACCAGCCAAGGAGGAATACAAGGCTGAAGAGCCGGCCAAGGAGGAGCCCAAGGCCGAGGCCGCGGCGGAGCCAGCAGCCGAGGAGGCCAAGGCTGAGGTCGCTGCCGAGGCAGCAGCCGAGGAGCCGGCCAAGGAGGAACCCAAGGCCGAGGAGGCCAAGCCGGCCGAGCCAAAGAAAGAGGAGGAAGCCGTCGTGGCCGCCGAGGAGGGCAGCAAGACGGCGGAAGCGGCTGAGgaaaccgccgccgccacctcagaGCAGGCACCGGAGGCGGAGGCAGCCGCGCCCGAGCCAGTGTTCATCTGGGGCGTGCCGCTGGTGGGCGACGACGAGCGCACGGACGCGGTGCTGCTCAAGTTCCTGCGCGCGCGCGAGTTCAAGGTGAAGGAGGCGATGGGGATGCTCAGGTCCGCCGTGCTCTGGCGGAAGCGCTTCGGCATCGAGTCGCTCCTGGAGGCTGACCTGGCCTTCCCGGAGCTGGAGAAGGTGGTGTTCTACCGCGGCGCCGACCGGGAGGGCCACCCCGTCTGCTACAACGTGTACGGCGAGTTCCAGGACAAGGAGGTGTACGAGAAGGCGTTCGGCGACGAGGAGAAGCGGGAGCGGTTCCTCAAGTGGCGCATCCAGCTGCTGGAGCGCGGCATCCTGTCGCAGCTGGACTTCGCGCCCAGCGGCATCTGCTCCATGGTGCAGGTGACCGACCTCAAGAACTCGCCGCCCATGCTCGGCAAGCACCGCGCCGTCACCCGCCAGGCCGTCGCCCTGCTCCAGGACAACTACCCCGAGTTCATCGCCAAGAAGGTAACGCTTCTTCTCTCAGCCATTGAATTGCTTATTTCCAGTCTCACAGCTGCAGCAGTAACTGTGATCCAACATTGTGACAGTGCACATCGAAATTTAGCTGTAGCTAGCTGTTTGTGCCCAAGATTCAGTTTCTATCCGTTCACAGTTTAACGCTGGGAGCGAATGATTGAGCCCAAAGCATGTTCTTTGGGCACTGCGCTAAAGGGTAGACCTTTATGCTTTCAAATTTGAGTCCTGGTTTGAGTTGACTCATGTCTTTTGGCGTGGGCTTTGGTAATCATCATAGCTCAAATTGTACATCTTTTCCTTTTGTTCATACTTTTCCCAATTCTGAGTTGTAACATTTGTTTACCATGCCAACTTGTAGTTAATTACAGTAGTTTAAGTGGAATGGGATCATAAGTTTGGTTGGATCATGGTGTGTATGCAGGTGTTCATCAACGTGCCATGGTGGTATCTCGCTGCCAACAAAATGATGAGCCCTTTCCTCACCCAGCGCACCAAGAGCAAGTTCGTGTTCGCCAGCCAGGCCAAGTCACCCGAGACCCTCTTCAGGTACTGTGCACGACATGTTTAACAAATTCTGTTTTTGTTGTTGGATACTTGGATCTTCGAGGGATCAAAGTTCTCAACTAGTGTTCATCTTGTGCAACCAAATTCAGATACATTGCGCCGGAGCAAGTTCCCGTCCAATTTGGAGGCCTCTTCAAGGAAGATGACCCTGATTTCACCACCTCCGACTCTGTCACCGAGCTCACCATCAAAGCTTCATCCAAAGAAACCATTGAGATCCCTGTCACCGAGGTTGGCATCATGAATTAGTGCTTGCTTATGAATTCCTCTAATGCATGGATCGTTCAAACTTATATAATTGTTCATCTGCCATTGTAGAACTCAACGATTGTATGGGAGCTCCGGGTGCTCGGCTGGGAGGTCAGCCACGGCGCGGAGTTCACCCCGGACGCCGAGGGGGCGTACACCGTCATCGTGCAGAAGACGAGGAAGGTCCCGGCGAACGAGGAGCCCATCATGAAGGGCAGCTTCAAGGCCGGCGAGGCCGGCAAGATCGTGCTGACGATCAGCAACGCGGCGTCGAAGAAGAAGAAGCTCCTCTACAGATCCAAGGTGAAGAGCAGCACCGTCGAGTCCGTCTGAGGCCTACACAGTCCATGACCACCATTGGAGTCCCTGATGatgatagaagaagaagaagataaaaccGCCTTTTTGGTTTTTGTTCTTTAATTCCATTGGTTTTGTGGTTTTTGGTTCGCATTCCCGCATTTGTTTAATTAAAATTAAAAACCCAAAGTGAGCTTGATTTTGCGACGGTACAGTAGTTGGGAGAGGGAGGTTGGTAtggcatggatgacatagtggcacATCGTGATGGTTGTTGAGGAGAAAATTGTGGGGAGCAAAGGAGGATGAGGAACACTACAATCTGATGCTGCTGCTCTGTAAATTTGTCTGTACATTGTTGCAATCGCTGGATCCTCCTCATGGGCATGTTATATTTAGAAGTACTAGTACCTTGTCATCATTCATTCATCAATCCCATGTTACTCTCGTTACGTTCGTTTCGCCCCTCATTTCCGCTGCCTCTTGTTGTTCGTTAGAGGAAGCTGTTGCGCCCCCTCCTTGTACGCCCGGATCCGCTTGCTCATTTCCAGCAAGGCAGGATCTGTTGAGGGTCGGCAGCGAAGTTATTGGTGTCCCTCAACAGCTCCACACAATCTGGCGACGTGGCGATCATGAGCCATGTTTGCTTGCACCCaaaattatcctttcttccactgctCAGCATTTCTGGGGATGAAAAGGGCGCCATTTGTAACACGTTCTTGGCAGGCAAGGCAGAGGCAGGCATACATACCTGGCCAGCCTGGGCTGAGGAGAAAACAAGCGGCGGCAAGAGGGTCGGACAAGGCTGCAGGCCGGATTAAGAAGGAGAAGAAAGTGTTTGGTGCTCCCCTCCCCTGCTACTGTACTGTCACAAAATGATGGGGGCATAAACTAATCGTGGGCGGGGTGGGAAGAACATCCATCCATGATCCATGTATCCAGCGGGGGCGGAGGGGCCGCTGGCCCGGCCGTCCCCGTTCCAAGGACCAAGGCTGTCACCGTGTCGTGTCCCCCGAAACAATCCGCGGGAACCGAAGGGGAAAAAGCGACGCCGAACCGAACCCCCAGCTGTGTCGCGGAATAAACAAGGGTGCGGCGCGCACTGTGCAGTCGCGCTTTCCCTTTGACCGCAACGGCAGCGCCCAGTAAAATACGCTACGCTACGCAAGGACCAAAAgtgcagctcctcctcctcctcctcctctggtcaTATCCGTCCGTCCATGCATGTGCTCGGCTCGCCGCTTTGTATAGTCGAATTTCTTTCCTGTGACTGTAGCAACTTTCATCGAATGACGGGGCGGTTGAGCTTTGTGCATTTTGGGCACTGATTACTGCTCTTTGCATGCCCAGCAAAGGGCTTTGGCAAACAAAGGCGAGCAAGACAGAGGGCCCGTTTTGGTTGCGGCTTTTAATGGCGATGATCCtctctatctctactcctaatgaagcagttggtagtctcgcttccaggttttttttcgtcccacctcacccggttttttttggtacttctttggtacttcctcccacctcccacccgtttcatttcgctggtttttttcgtccctcccctaccccaccggtttagtttcgcgtcaccctctcacacaacgaaaaaaatcttaacggatcataactttccatgcgtcaccctcccatcaatgcaatttgatttaggaaacatataataaattttaaggaaacaaataacagactttaaagaaaaatccaattttaaggaaacaaatcaatcgatccatccaaatcaaacgatccatctcatcaatgcaatttgctttaggaaacatataatggatgtgaaggaaacaaataatagactatctaaatcaatcgatccattccatcaatgcaatttgatttaggaaacatataataaattttaaggaaacaaataacagactttaaaaaaaatccaattttaaggaaacaaatcaatcgatccatccaaatcaaacgatccatctcatcaatgcaatttgctttaggaaacatataatggatgtgaaggaaacaaataatagactatccaaatcaatcgatccattccatcaatgcaatttgatttaggaaacatataataaattttaagAAAACAAATAACAGACTTTAAAGAAAAATCCAATTAACTAATCTCTACTCTTAAAGGCCCCTCGATTGATTTTTGTCCCTCGCTTCCTTTCCCAGCACTTATACAATGGAAGGAATTATAATCCACCTATTTGTTCTCCTATATATCCGTGCAGGCAACACAACATAAACCGGTGAAAAAAACACTCACCTCGCACGTCCCCCTGCCTGCAATCCCGAAACGCCGCCATCGCTCCAGGCTCCAGCCTCCGCCGTCCTACATCTTGCCCCTCTCCAACCTCAGagacctccgccaccgccgccatctcgGAACCCCAGTTCAGGGCAGGACTCAGAGAGGGTGTGGCTGTGGACGACGCTGCCGCCGTCGCAGAACCCTAGGGCAGGGCGTGGTCGCGTTGCGGGCAGCGCGAGCGGACGTGCGTCTCCCCCGTCAGGCTGTCCTCGGCAGGAACTCGGGACCTCCTCCTGACAGAGCTAAGGCCCTCCGAGGTCCAAGTCGCTGTGCGGCGTGCACAGTAATCTCCCCGGCCTACTCTGCCTTCACGTCAATGCTCATGTGCTCCGACCCTCCCCGACCCCTCCCAGCAAGCAGCAGAGTCTCTCGGGTTCGAGCTCCAccgggccgccggcggcggcgtccatgtTCGTTGGGCGGAGCACAACGCTAGGTTTGAAATTCACCATGATGCTACTGATGAGGCTCTCCTTCTCCTTTGTTTCGTCTGGGTTTTTTCGTCCCCCCTCCCACCACCCCATCTCGTCTGGGTTTGAAATCAATAAGAGCAGCACAAAGTCTAGGTCCCTGTCTCGGTGGCAGACGGAAGGAGAAGAAggattgatatgtatgagaatattaatattgaactcttaaagttaatgtggccccgttgcaacgcacgggcgttcttctagtactAGTAATAGCTCTAGGTGGTGTCATGGACGGACGGACATGCACCAATGTCATGTTTGACGATCGCGTGCCCCATTTATTCAGGGCCACCGGGACGTGTCGCCCTCCGCCTCCATATGCGGATGCCGGATTGTTGCCATGGCCGGAGATCGGATGGTGGGTTAAATGCCACTACTCGTGGCGGGCGGGAGGCAAATTTATTTCGACCTCGTGCTCTCGGTGTTGTGTTGTCCGGTGCTGCCTGGTTGGGTTGCAGTTGCAGGCCCTCTTCTTAACTCCGGAACTATTTACCGGCCTTCATCTTGCCGCCTTGCCCATGGCGATGAGGACAGGGGCACGCGTGCTTGCTTCATTGTCGGGGCGAGACCGGCGTGAACCAGCCGAGAGCAGTTCCATACCGTAGGCCAATTCGAGAGGCAAAATTAGAAATATAAAAACGGAATGACGTCAGGTGGGTGGTCCCTGCAGCCGCCGGCATGGCTGACTGAGCACGAGCACGACGGACTCCAGGGGCAGCGGTGCATGGCTAGCCAGGATCCGTAACTTTCTGTCCGCTGCGCCGGTCACCGGGTCTGGGTGGCCCTGTGTTTCCAGAGCGTGTGGGGGGCATGGCCG contains:
- the LOC119277772 gene encoding patellin-3-like, which encodes MAEEPQPQAAAAAAAATEVVVAEKAPAEVEKKAEEPAAEAEAEETAAVADDGGAVEATGSFKEESNLVADLPDPEKKALDEFKELIVAALAAGEFNLPPPPPPPKAKTEAAAEETKTEAPAKEEAKTEEPAKAEEPAKEEYKAEEPAKEEPKAEAAAEPAAEEAKAEVAAEAAAEEPAKEEPKAEEAKPAEPKKEEEAVVAAEEGSKTAEAAEETAAATSEQAPEAEAAAPEPVFIWGVPLVGDDERTDAVLLKFLRAREFKVKEAMGMLRSAVLWRKRFGIESLLEADLAFPELEKVVFYRGADREGHPVCYNVYGEFQDKEVYEKAFGDEEKRERFLKWRIQLLERGILSQLDFAPSGICSMVQVTDLKNSPPMLGKHRAVTRQAVALLQDNYPEFIAKKVFINVPWWYLAANKMMSPFLTQRTKSKFVFASQAKSPETLFRYIAPEQVPVQFGGLFKEDDPDFTTSDSVTELTIKASSKETIEIPVTENSTIVWELRVLGWEVSHGAEFTPDAEGAYTVIVQKTRKVPANEEPIMKGSFKAGEAGKIVLTISNAASKKKKLLYRSKVKSSTVESV